A region of Planococcus sp. MSAK28401 DNA encodes the following proteins:
- a CDS encoding 3-ketoacyl-ACP reductase, giving the protein MGQVLTEKTAIITGAGRGIGRATALALANEGVAVGLIARTQKEIEQLAKEIQSLRGRAAFAVADVSDPKQVEAAVEKLTDELGTIDILINNAGIGKYGKFMELETEDWQNMLNINLMGMVHMTKAVLPQMVEKQGGDIVNISSSSGLKGTKGSSAYSASKFAVLGMSEALMQEVRPDNIRVFALAPSRVVTSMTDSGNETEQEKEKFMQPEDIAEYIVSQLKLNPRIFIPLSKQWATNPF; this is encoded by the coding sequence GTGGGACAAGTGTTAACAGAAAAGACAGCAATTATAACAGGAGCAGGGCGCGGCATCGGCCGGGCAACCGCCCTGGCACTGGCCAATGAAGGCGTGGCCGTCGGGTTGATCGCTAGGACACAAAAAGAAATCGAGCAATTAGCGAAAGAAATCCAATCGTTGCGGGGCCGCGCAGCATTTGCGGTTGCGGATGTGTCGGACCCCAAGCAAGTCGAAGCGGCCGTCGAGAAATTGACCGATGAACTCGGCACGATCGATATCCTCATCAATAATGCAGGAATCGGAAAATACGGCAAGTTCATGGAACTCGAAACCGAGGATTGGCAAAATATGCTCAATATCAATTTGATGGGCATGGTCCATATGACGAAAGCGGTGCTGCCGCAGATGGTGGAAAAACAAGGGGGCGACATCGTCAACATCTCCTCATCATCAGGGCTCAAAGGCACGAAAGGCTCAAGCGCCTATAGCGCGTCGAAATTCGCAGTGCTCGGCATGAGCGAGGCTTTGATGCAGGAAGTGCGCCCCGACAATATCCGTGTTTTCGCTTTGGCACCGAGCCGTGTCGTGACAAGCATGACCGATTCCGGCAATGAAACGGAACAGGAAAAAGAAAAGTTCATGCAGCCGGAAGACATCGCGGAATACATCGTTTCGCAACTGAAATTGAACCCGCGCATCTTTATTCCATTGTCAAAACAATGGGCGACCAACCCATTTTAA
- a CDS encoding MBL fold metallo-hydrolase: MAISKLNDRIQLIDGFDLGLEQRTGSYVIMEQQLTIIETGPSPSVEHVKQGLNELGISLDEVRYIIVTHIHLDHAGGAGLLLQDCPNATLIVHPKGARHLADPSRLIAGARAVYGDQFDDLFNPIVPVPEHRIDIKTEGDRLQIGPDCTLEFWDTPGHAKHHFGIYDPVSNGFFAGDTAGIRYAQLIEDGIDFYLPSTSPNQFDPKAMKASIERMERQQLDVLYFGHFSAAHNPDAALEQVLEWLELFVEQGAAAYRQEESADQLAKRLLAPVMAQLAEKGVKQPHRVMPYIEMDLQVSAQGLLDYFQKQG; the protein is encoded by the coding sequence ATGGCAATTAGCAAGTTGAACGACCGCATTCAATTGATCGACGGTTTCGATCTCGGCCTCGAACAGCGAACAGGCAGCTACGTCATCATGGAACAGCAGCTGACCATTATTGAAACAGGACCGAGCCCGTCGGTGGAGCATGTGAAACAAGGATTGAACGAACTCGGCATCTCACTCGATGAGGTCCGTTACATCATCGTGACCCACATCCACCTCGACCACGCCGGGGGAGCGGGCTTACTCTTGCAGGACTGCCCGAACGCGACACTCATCGTCCACCCGAAAGGCGCCAGGCACCTGGCAGACCCGAGCCGTCTCATCGCCGGCGCGCGCGCAGTATACGGTGACCAATTCGATGACTTGTTCAATCCGATTGTCCCGGTGCCCGAACACCGCATCGATATCAAAACGGAAGGCGACCGGCTGCAGATCGGCCCGGACTGTACGCTTGAGTTTTGGGATACGCCGGGCCATGCCAAGCATCATTTCGGCATCTATGACCCTGTGTCAAACGGGTTTTTCGCAGGGGATACAGCCGGCATCCGCTATGCCCAGCTGATCGAAGACGGCATCGATTTTTACTTGCCGTCCACCTCGCCAAACCAATTCGACCCTAAGGCGATGAAGGCATCCATCGAACGGATGGAACGGCAGCAACTTGATGTACTTTATTTCGGGCATTTCAGCGCTGCGCATAACCCTGATGCAGCGCTAGAGCAGGTGCTGGAATGGCTCGAACTGTTTGTCGAACAAGGGGCGGCTGCCTACCGCCAGGAAGAATCCGCGGACCAATTGGCGAAACGGCTGTTGGCACCGGTCATGGCGCAGCTGGCAGAGAAAGGCGTCAAGCAGCCGCACCGCGTGATGCCCTATATCGAAATGGACTTACAGGTCAGCGCGCAAGGTTTGTTGGATTATTTCCAAAAGCAAGGCTGA